A genomic region of Plasmodium vivax chromosome 1, whole genome shotgun sequence contains the following coding sequences:
- a CDS encoding heat shock protein 86, putative (encoded by transcript PVX_087950A), with the protein MSKETFAFNADIRQLMSLIINTFYSNKEIFLRELISNASDALDKIRYEAITDTQKLSAEPEFFIRIIPDKTNNTLTIEDSGIGMTKNDLINNLGTIARSGTKAFMEAIQASGDISMIGQFGVGFYSAYLVADHVVVVSKNNDDEQYVWESAAGGSFTVTKDETNEKMGRGTKIILHLKDDQLEYLEEKRIKDLVKKHSEFISFPIKLYCERQNEKEITASEDEAEEEDAEGEKKKKEGKDQLDDGDKQAQEGEGADNKEKKEHNEEDEDKEKGEDHPKVEDVTEELENAEKKKKKEKKKKKIHTVEHEWEELNKQKPLWMRKPEEVTNEEYASFYKSLTNDWEDHLAVKHFSVEGQLEFKALLFIPKRAPFDMFENRKKRNNIKLYVRRVFIMDDCEEIIPEWLNFVKGVVDSEDLPLNISRESLQQNKILKVIKKNLIKKCLDMFSELAENKDNYKKFYEQFSKNLKLGIHEDNANRAKITELLRFQTSKSGDEMIGLKEYVDRMKENQKDIYYITGESINAVSNSPFLEALTKKGFEVIYMVDPIDEYAVQQLKDFEGKKLKCCTKEGLDIDDSEEAKKTFETMKAEYEGLCKVIKDVLHEKVEKVVVGQRITDSPCVLVTSEFGWSANMERIMKAQALRDNSMTSYMLSKKIMEINARHPIITALKQKADADKSDKTVKDLIWLLFDTSLLTSGFALEEPTTFSKRIHRMIKLGLSIDEEENNDIELPPLEETIDATDSKMEEVD; encoded by the exons ATGTCAAAGGAAACCTTCGCATTCAACGCCGACATCAGGCAGTTGATGAGTTTAATCATCAACACATTTTACAGCAACAAAGAAATTTTCCTGAGAGAACTTATTAGCAACGCAAGTGACGCTCTAGACAAAATTAGGTATGAAGCCATCACAGATACGCAGAAGTTGTCCGCCGAGCCGGAATTTTTCATTCGAATTATCCCAGACAAAACGAATAACACGTTGACGATTGAAGATTCAGGTATTGGCATGACCAAAAATGATTTGATTAATAACTTGGGAACCATTGCAAGGTCAGGAACGAAGGCCTTTATGGAGGCGATTCAAGCCAGTGGGGACATCTCCATGATTGGTCAATTTGGTGTGGGTTTTTACTCGGCCTACCTGGTTGCCGACCACGTTGTTGTTGTTTCTAAGAATAATGATGATGAGCAGTACGTGTGGGAGTCTGCAGCTGGTGGGTCGTTCACCGTCACCAAGGATGAAACGAATGAGAAGATGGGAAGAGGTACCAAAATTATTCTGCACTTGAAGGACGACCAATTGGAGTACCTCGAGGAGAAGAGAATTAAAGACTTGGTGAAGAAGCACTCCGAATTTATCTCCTTCCCAATTAAGTTATATTGTGAGAGACAGAATGAGAAGGAAATCACCGCCTCGGAggacgaagcggaggaggaagatgctgagggggagaagaagaagaaagaaggaAAGGACCAACTGGACGACGGAGATAAGCAAGCCCAAGAGGGAGAAGGTGCCGACaataaggaaaagaaagaacacaatgaggaagatgaagataAAGAGAAAGGAGAGGACCATCCCAAAGTAGAAGACGTAACGGAAGAGTtagaaaatgcagaaaagaaaaagaaaaaagaaaagaaaaagaaaaagatacaCACAGTTGAACACGAATGGGAAGAATTAAACAAACAGAAACCTCTCTGGATGAGAAAACCTGAAGAAGTCACCAATGAGGAATATGCTAGCTTCTACAAATCGTTGACCAACGATTGGGAAGACCACCTAGCTGTGAAGCATTTCTCTGTTGAAGGGCAACTCGAATTTAAGGCCCTTTTATTCATCCCCAAGAGAGCCCCCTTTGATATGTTcgaaaataggaaaaagagaaacaacATCAAATTGTACGTTAGACGGGTGTTTATTATGGACGACTGTGAGGAGATCATCCCAGAATGGCTCAACTTCGTGAAGGGTGTGGTAGATTCTGAAGACTTGCCACTCAACATCTCGAGAGAGTCCCTGCAGCAGAACAAAATTCTGAAGGTCATCAAGAAGAACCTCATCAAGAAGTGCCTCGACATGTTTTCCGAGCTGGCCGAAAACAAGGACAATTATAAGAAGTTCTACGAGCAGTTCAGCAAGAATTTGAAGCTGGGAATCCACGAGGATAACGCGAATCGCGCGAAG aTCACCGAGCTGCTCCGCTTCCAGACGTCCAAATCCGGCGACGAAATGATAGGCCTCAAGGAATACGTAGACCGCATGAAGGAGAACCAAAAGGACATCTACTACATCACGGGTGAATCCATCAACGCCGTTTCGAACTCTCCATTTTTGGAAGCCCTAACGAAAAAAGGATTCGAAGTGATTTATATGGTGGACCCTATCGATGAGTATGCCGTTCAACAGCTAAAGGATttcgaaggaaaaaaattaaagtgcTGTACTAAGGAAGGCCTCGACATTGACGATTCGGAGGAAGCTAAGAAGACCTTCGAAACGATGAAGGCAGAATATGAAGGTCTTTGCAAAGTCATAAAAGATGTCCTGCACGAGAAGGTAGAAAAGGTAGTGGTTGGCCAAAGAATCACCGATTCGCCCTGCGTGTTGGTTACATCTGAATTTGGCTGGTCAGCAAACATGGAGAGAATAATGAAGGCACAAGCTTTAAGAGACAACTCCATGACTAGCTATATgctctccaaaaaaattatggaaaTTAATGCTCGCCATCCAATCATCACTGCTTTGAAGCAAAAGGCAGATGCAGATAAATCAGACAAGACTGTTAAAGATTTAATATGGCTCCTCTTTGATACTTCCCTCTTGACCTCCGGTTTTGCCCTCGAGGAACCCACCACCTTCTCCAAGAGAATTCACAGAATGATCAAGTTGGGTCTCTCCAtcgatgaggaggagaacAACGACATTGAGTTGCCCCCTTTGGAAGAGACCATCGACGCGACTGACTCCAAGATGGAGGAGGTTGACTAG
- a CDS encoding O1, putative (encoded by transcript PVX_087955A) translates to MSSDAKESDAASSSGSREDPIDQMKKKQFEQKHLELKEKLKRLKGVHNGGANDDANSVDSAKQEKEGSSPNEATPEQAKSDNRSKLLQLKEKLRRLKEENSVRGVGRASESVRSGRSERSKRSERSGRSERSKRSNGDAGSPPAGETTKREPAPLQKDRETLRAELKKKLEKFKREYGIYDSEKGRAAEEEEGRSSPQDRSLSKGYPNRNNLKRARGGSNSTTNRSTSRGMKKRPIYSSRELYIPPDRSRMNRKSPNERYRRGANNSPPRFSSPERAHRRDYRGRVVARRGSSSLEERVGRGMRDSPRRGRSRDRVKIRDRGRSRDRGRSRDGVRSRERGRSRDRGRSRDRGRSPDRARSRERDSWRDKHISLNARERGSRVREDDQAYFRREERQNRYLYNQRTGEKVEKKFFRVPLGYHTTKESWNSYTHWLQKKNDYRFGLPFDENKIFRRSKSLSPTTWKKFVPNSEDDDEGGVPSGYDRGGKASKRDEKDRNKHRKEEKRKRGKHHKGDSYVDGRIDEDGNAGRKRNGTSSPSKSLSRGEKGRHNSSHTSHKRRRGKKYSRSRSPGGEVERGRSLERGRRRSSLERRKSKTEKKSSKRSHHHRHRSRSRSSSYSGGHRWDKKKHKKRKHEEVKRRSERERSGERSEDRSEERGEKKKRKSKHEEKKKKRKSKHEERKRKPKRRNKAKRGSDYSDSGGEKSDAAATSATSLSFLCEGYDSLHDKDVSKRGAGEGGKNSEEKEGKEEIEEMDEMEEKEEALLSAQQGANTIGEKSPSHCEDSSGEGSDVGPRPLDVSVKLANQQIDYGAAMMPGEGQAIAQFVQKGKRIPRRGEVGLSAEAIENFESLGYVMSGSRHKRMNAIRMRKENQVYSAEEQRALAMFNYEERANRENALISDLKEVLRKQNEAILNESKNN, encoded by the coding sequence ATGAGCAGCGACGCCAAAGAGAGCGACGCTGCaagcagcagcggcagccGGGAAGACCCCATCGaccaaatgaaaaaaaaacagtttgaGCAGAAGCACTTGGAACTTAAGGAGAAACTGAAAAGGCTCAAGGGTGTCCATAACGGTGGTGCGAATGATGATGCCAATAGTGTCGATTCGGCCAAACAGGAAAAGGAGGGTTCGAGCCCAAACGAGGCTACCCCAGAACAGGCCAAAAGTGACAACAGAAGCAAGCTGCTTCaactgaaggagaagctgaGGAGGCTCAAGGAGGAGAACAGTGTCCGGGGGGTGGGGCGCGCCAGTGAAAGTGTTCGCAGTGGGAGAAGTGAGAGAAGCAAACGAAGCGAACGAAGCGGCAGAAGTGAGCGAAGCAAACGAAGCAACGGCGACGCAGGGTCCCCACCCGCGGGGGAGACCACCAAGAGAGAACCCGCTCCTCTGCAGAAGGACCGAGAAACCTTACGAGCTGaactgaagaaaaaattagagAAGTTTAAGCGGGAGTATGGGATATATGATagtgaaaagggaagagctgcagaagaggaggagggacGAAGCTCGCCTCAAGACAGAAGCTTAAGCAAAGGGTACCCAAACCGGAATAACCTGAAGCGTGCACGAGGAGGAAGTAACTCCACGACCAATCGCTCCACATCGCGTGGGATGAAAAAACGACCAATCTATAGCAGCAGGGAATTGTATATCCCCCCCGACAGAAGTAGGATGAACCGTAAGAGTCCAAACGAGCGTTACAGAAGGGGTGCCAAtaactcccccccccggttTAGCTCTCCCGAAAGGGCCCATAGGAGGGACTACCGCGGAAGGGTGGTCGCTCGGCGGGGCAGTTCCTCGCTTGAGGAGCGGGTCGGCAGGGGGATGCGCGACAGCCCCAGGAGGGGTAGGAGCAGAGATAGGGTTAAGATCAGAGACAGGGGAAGAAGTCGAGATAGGGGAAGAAGCCGAGACGGGGTAAGAAGTCGAGAGAGGGGCAGAAGTCGAgacaggggaagaagccgaGATAGGGGCAGAAGTCCAGACCGCGCTCGAAGCCGGGAGAGAGACTCCTGGAGAGACAAGCACATATCCCTGAACGCACGAGAAAGGGGGAGCCGAGTGCGGGAGGATGACCAGGCCTACTTCAGGAGGGAAGAAAGACAAAACAGATACCTGTATAACCAAAGGACAGgagaaaaagtggaaaagaaaTTCTTCCGAGTCCCCTTGGGGTACCACACAACGAAGGAGAGCTGGAACAGTTATACACACTGGCTGCAGAAGAAGAATGACTACAGATTTGGTCTTCCctttgatgaaaataaaattttcagaCGATCTAAATCGTTGTCTCCAACCACCTGGAAGAAGTTCGTGCCGAACTCTGAAGACGATGATGAAGGTGGGGTGCCCTCGGGTTACGACCGCGGAGGGAAGGCATCCAAAAGGGATGAGAAGGATAGAAATAAACAcagaaaagaggaaaagaggaaaagaggaaagcaCCATAAGGGGGATTCATATGTTGATGGGCGCATTGATGAGGATGGCAACGCCGGTCGAAAGAGAAACggcacttcctccccttccaaGTCGCTCTCGCGTGgtgaaaagggaaggcaCAACAGTAGCCATACTTCGCACAAacggagaagggggaagaaatacTCACGGAGTAGatcccccgggggggaggtagaaaggggaaggagcctcgaaagggggaggaggcgaTCATCCctggagaggaggaagagcaaaacgGAGAAGAAGTCCTCCAAGAGGAGCCACCACCACAGGCACAGAAGCAGgagcagaagcagcagctACAGCGGTGGCCACAGgtgggacaaaaaaaaacataaaaagagaaagcaCGAGGAGGTGAAAAGGCGAAGTGAGAGAGAGCGCAGTGGGGAACGCAGCGAAGATCGCAGCGAAGAACGaggcgagaaaaaaaagaggaagagcaaacatgaggagaaaaaaaaaaagaggaagagcaaacatgaagaaaggaagaggaaacccaaaaggaggaacaaaGCGAAAAGGGGCTCGGACTATTCCGACAGCGGAGGGGAGAAGAGCGACGCGGCCGCCACGTCAGCCACGTCTCTGTCCTTCCTGTGCGAGGGGTACGACTCCCTGCATGATAAGGATGTGAGCAAGCGGGGAGCGGGCGAAGGTGGGAAAAACTCGGAAGAGAAGGAAGGGAAGGAAGAGATAGAAGAGATGGACGAGATGgaagagaaggaggaagcacTGCTCTCCGCGCAGCAGGGGGCAAATACCATCGGGGAGAAGAGCCCCAGCCACTGCGAAGACTCATCCGGAGAAGGAAGCGACGTGGGACCCAGGCCACTCGACGTGAGCGTCAAATTAGCCAACCAACAAATCGACTACGGTGCGGCCATGATGCCAGGAGAGGGGCAAGCCATCGCGCAGTTCGTacagaaggggaagagaaTCCCAAGAAGAGGAGAAGTGGGATTATCTGCTGAGGCGATTGAAAATTTCGAGAGCCTTGGATACGTCATGAGTGGGTCGAGGCACAAAAGAATGAACGCCATCCGGATGCGAAAGGAGAATCAGGTGTACAGCGCTGAGGAGCAGAGGGCCCTCGCCATGTTTAACTACGAGGAGAGGGCCAATCGGGAGAATGCCCTCATAAGTGACCTGAAGGAGGTTTTGCGCAAGCAGAACGAGGCAATCCTAAACGAGAGTAAGAATAACTGA
- a CDS encoding cloroquine resistance associated protein O2, putative (encoded by transcript PVX_087960A): MELLLNDGYTQEEKSCVEINQTDDFINQENDIHISVVKPITKRTIHSECEQINAFYKPVELVEEVNTYVKKGEEYLVKLYKDLKQEEKGKNEEAMKKGANSTPTMGSRLGHLYNTKYAHGKGVTTQHPTTNLFKEKESAGPKFETVFVPKLKKSVEIVNCLKENVNVDYTYLVPKPVVIPVQVPMLKFRDNFKVVPIRRKIIPVIRYTDEVIYVDCCVEKPYIVYENIIAPVPCDVPIEERKYIDHAPPVRE; this comes from the exons ATGGAGTTGCTACTGAACGATGGGTACACACAG GAGGAGAAAAGCTGCGTGGAAATTAACCAAACTGATGATTTCATCAACCAAGAAAATGACATACACATAAGTGTTGTAAAGCCAATTACCAAGCGCACCATTCATTCGGAATGTGAACAGATAAACGCATTTTACAAGCCAGTCGAGTTGGTGGAAGAGGTTAATACGTAtgtcaaaaagggagaggagtATCTCGTGAAATTGTATAAAGATTTGAAgcaggaggaaaaaggaaaaaatgaagaagccatgaaaaaaggggcaaattCGACTCCAACGATGGGGTCGCGATTAGGTCACCTCTACAACACGAAGTACGCACATGGAAAGGGGGTAACAACACAGCATCCTACGACTAACCTATTTAAAGAGAAGGAATCTGCTGGGCCCAAATTCGAGACAGTGTTCGTGcccaaattaaaaaaaagcgtcgAAATTGTTAACTGTTTGAAGGAGAACGTCAACGTTGATTACACCTACTTGGTTCCCAAGCCCGTTGTCATACCTGTTCAAGTCCCCATGTTAAAATTTAGAGATAATTTTAAAGTAGTTCCCATCCGAAGGAAAATCATCCCCGTGATTAGGTACACTGATGAGGTGATCTACGTGGACTGTTGTGTTGAGAAGCCGTACATCGTTTACGAGAATATCATCGCGCCTGTTCCGTGTGACGTCCCCATAGAAGAGCGCAAGTACATCGACCACGCCCCTCCCGTGCGGGAGTGA
- a CDS encoding cloroquine resistance associated protein Cg8, putative (encoded by transcript PVX_087965A) has translation MLLRPNVAKKCNAKCPSFIFKNRNVNGILKRYVASQPLGVNLPEPPPREFLPNGEPKTYRLNQRYYNHKYNWERWTLRPAGVFHTYLHGEFAKDHRPLLAWLLQYPLPLAFIPYFLFAFGLSFTFHHVSYLGIKPKRFTVEWVEANKERERAENTNPITRYLDRRRKERGPHWILEDFLPAHPCYLHMSKYHHDTELLRKREEEAAEKGEAGGD, from the coding sequence ATGCTGCTGCGACCGAATGTGGCCAAGAAGTGTAACGCGAAGTGCCCaagcttcatttttaagaacaGAAATGTTAACGGAATACTCAAGAGGTATGTCGCGTCGCAACCGTTGGGGGTAAATCTGCCGGAACCCCCACCAAGGGAATTtctgccaaatggggaaccCAAAACGTATCGCTTGAACCAGAGGTATTACAACCATAAGTACAATTGGGAAAGATGGACCTTAAGACCGGCCGGCGTCTTTCACACTTATTTACATGGAGAATTCGCAAAAGATCATCGGCCCCTACTAGCGTGGTTACTACAGTACCCTTTGCCTTTGGCTTTTAttccctattttttatttgcctttgGTTTGTCCTTTACATTTCACCATGTGTCCTATTTGGGCATAAAACCGAAGAGATTTACCGTCGAGTGGGTGGAGGCTAATAAGGAGAGAGAACGAGCTGAAAACACCAACCCGATTACGAGGTACCTCGATcggagaagaaaagaaagaggacCGCACTGGATTTTGGAGGACTTTTTGCCTGCTCACCCGTGTTACCTACATATGAGTAAGTATCACCACGATACGGAGCTTTTGCGAAAGAGGGAGGAAGAGGCTGCAGAGAAGGGCGAAGCCGGCGGGGATTAG
- a CDS encoding cloroquine resistance associated protein Cg4, putative (encoded by transcript PVX_087970A), which produces MSVLGIDIGNDNSVVAAINKGAINIVRNDVSERLTPTMVAFTEKERLIGDNALAKVKSNFRNTCRNIKNLIGKLAEQADEDDIEVSESFGNLVPCEHNYLGYQVEYKKEKVDISVVRVLSALLFSLIKLAEKYIGKECNEIVLSYPPTFTNSQKECLIAATKIINVNALRIISDNTAVALDYGMYRMKEFKEDVGSVVVFVNIGYANTCVCVARFFSNKCEILSDVADTNLGGRNIDNELIKYINNVFITSHKMNPLYKIRSTDLCEMGTGKLNPHFVTSNNETSQIDNKIRVKLQDVAMKTKKVLSANNETSIHVECLYEDLDCQGFISRDNFEELCAPFFLAKLKTLLNKAMQVSKLNIADVQSIEILGGSTRIPFIQKFLQQYFDKPLSKTLIADESVARGCVLSGAMISKHYKVKEYECIERVTHPISVQWHNISDPSKFKVERLYDTDSLKKKVKKVVIPEKGHIKVTAYYEDSPDLPPHCIKELGSCLIKVNDKNDKFVESHVMTTFSESDTFTFLGAQTVSKTVIKPKEDKKKGDEKKDAQKGDAHADATNEGETNGKEKKTNEDESNEGKENAEGATPNGTASPSHQSGHKAELKKGEEGKVQTCYTTLPIEVIGAPGSYSTKDIYTFSEAEINMQHSDLQEAERLKNINELETIIYETRNRLNGMYKDFVMEEERDAILLSLDDCENWIYDNIDENKNAFIKKKEQIRERVKDIIYRYDTYSAKEKNLGNILNHLNNVIAQCEKRPSEESQKIISRTTKLLDNLNAMQEKEMKQPLYEAPLYTLKDIENEFNDVTQMAQKHFSKLEAEELAKQKEKEKQEKQEREKMEKEKKKHQHADGKEADDHVEKDTNSKDAKETDETDNSTNKDNAGSAEEKDI; this is translated from the coding sequence ATGTCCGTGCTCGGAATCGACATCGGAAATGACAACTCCGTGGTGGCGGCGATCAACAAGGGAGCCATCAACATCGTGCGGAACGATGTGTCGGAGCGGCTGACGCCCACGATGGTGGCGTTCACGGAGAAGGAGAGGCTGATCGGAGACAACGCGCTGGCCAAGGTGAAGTCGAATTTCAGGAACACCTGCAGGAATATAAAGAACCTCATTGGGAAGCTGGCGGAGCAGGCAGATGAAGACGACATCGAGGTGAGCGAGTCGTTTGGGAATCTAGTCCCCTGCGAGCATAACTACCTGGGCTACCAGGTAGAGTataagaaggagaaggtTGACATAAGTGTCGTGCGGGTGCTCTCAGCTCTGCTTTTCTCCCTAATCAAGTTAGCAGAAAAGTACATAGGGAAGGAATGCAACGAGATTGTGTTGTCTTACCCACCTACCTTTACGAACAGCCAGAAGGAGTGCCTCATCGCAGccacaaaaattattaacgTCAATGCGTTGAGGATCATCAGTGACAACACAGCCGTTGCTTTAGATTATGGGATGTACCGAATGAAAGAATTTAAGGAGGACGTCGGGTCGGTGGTGGTGTTTGTAAACATAGGTTACGCgaacacatgtgtgtgtgtggctCGGTTTTTCTCCAACAAATGTGAAATTCTGAGTGACGTGGCGGACACCAACCTGGGAGGAAGGAACATAGATAATGAGCTgatcaaatatattaacaatgTGTTTATAACATCGCATAAGATGAATCCGCTATATAAGATACGGTCCACCGATCTGTGCGAAATGGGAACGGGGAAGCTGAACCCACATTTCGTTACATCTAACAATGAAACGAGTCAAATTGACAACAAGATTAGGGTGAAGCTGCAGGACGTTGCgatgaagacgaagaagGTCCTCTCGGCGAACAACGAAACGTCTATACATGTGGAGTGTCTCTATGAGGATTTGGACTGCCAAGGGTTCATAAGCAGAGACAATTTTGAAGAGTTGTGCGCTCCCTTCTTTCTCGCCAAATTGAAAACGCTATTAAATAAAGCCATGCAGGTGAGCAAACTCAACATAGCGGATGTGCAGTCGATCGAAATTTTAGGAGGTTCCACGAGAATTCCATTCATACAGAAGTTTCTACAGCAATATTTCGATAAACCACTATCCAAAACGCTCATTGCCGACGAGTCCGTCGCCAGGGGGTGCGTCCTCTCGGGAGCCATGATTAGCAAACACTACAAAGTGAAGGAATACGAGTGCATCGAGAGGGTCACCCACCCGATCAGTGTCCAATGGCACAACATCAGCGATCCATCGAAATTTAAAGTGGAAAGGCTATATGACACGGACtctttgaagaagaaggtgaagaaggtaGTCATCCCAGAGAAGGGGCACATCAAAGTGACTGCCTACTATGAAGACAGCCCAGACTTACCCCCACACTGCATCAAAGAGTTAGGGTCTTGCCTCATCAAGGTGaatgacaaaaatgataagttCGTGGAATCCCATGTGATGACTACCTTCTCGGAGAGTGACACCTTCACCTTCTTAGGCGCCCAGACGGTGTCCAAGACGGTGATAAAGCCCAAGGaggataagaaaaaaggggacgaGAAGAAGGacgcacaaaagggggatgcACACGCAGATGCTACCAACGAGGGAGaaacaaatgggaaggaaaaaaaaacgaatgaggATGAATCGAAtgaagggaaggaaaacgcAGAGGGTGCAACTCCCAATGGCACGGCATCTCCGTCTCACCAGAGTGGCCACAAAGCTGAGCTGAAGAAGGGAGAGGAGGGCAAAGTGCAGACATGCTATACCACCCTCCCCATCGAAGTGATCGGAGCCCCCGGATCGTACAGCACCAAAGACATCTACACTTTTAGCGAAGCAGAAATTAACATGCAACACAGCGATTTGCAAGAAGCGGAGAGgctcaaaaatataaacgagCTGGAGACAATCATTTATGAGACAAGAAACAGACTGAATGGAATGTACAAAGATTTTGTGATGGAGGAGGAGAGGGACGCCATCCTGCTCTCCCTAGACGATTGCGAAAATTGGATTTATGATAATATTGACGAGAATAAAAACGcctttataaagaaaaaggaacaaattagGGAGAGAGTAAAAGACATCATTTATAGGTATGACACCTACAGtgcgaaggagaaaaactTGGGAAACATTTTGAACCATTTGAATAACGTAATCGCTCAGTGCGAAAAGAGACCATCGGAGGAGAGTCAGAAGATTATCTCGAGGACGACGAAGCTGCTGGACAACCTTAACGCCATGCAGGAGAAGGAGATGAAGCAGCCCCTCTACGAGGCCCCCCTTTACACCCTCAAAGATATTGAAAACGAATTCAACGACGTCACGCAGATGGCGCAGAAGCATTTCTCCAAACTGGAGGCAGAGGAATTGGCcaagcagaaggagaaggagaagcaggagaaacaggagagggagaaaatggaaaaggaaaagaagaaacaccAGCATGCAGATGGGAAAGAGGCCGACGATCACGTCGAAAAGGATACCAACAGTAAGGACGCCAAGGAGACCGACGAGACGGATAACTCCACGAACAAGGACAACGCGGGCAGCGCGGAGGAGAAGGACATCTAA
- a CDS encoding cloroquine resistance associated protein Cg3, putative (encoded by transcript PVX_087975A) gives MKKKSVFLTWRCLGFNLALSLPLLYFYLLQCEKKKKQKGKGQIGLTQVEYIGKPLIGGDFTLINHDGKVVTNEDFKKKFCLIYFGFTYCPDICPQELEKQTIVIERIVKKYGDVITPVFISVDPNRDTLAQVKHYCSSFSDRLVGLTGTKEQIRRVAKLFRVYYNEHVVGEEQTEEQTEKQKERQTDTQTEAQSGDPPRAPSYNYLIDHSIIHYLLDADGKFVDFFGKNCTTSEMVERISHYVDLHLQSGAAV, from the coding sequence atgaaaaaaaaaagcgttttCCTAACATGGAGATGCTTAGGGTTCAATTTAGCCTTGTCCCTTCCCCTCCTCTACTTCTACCTCCTGCAATgcgaaaagaagaagaagcaaaaggggaaggggcaaatTGGGTTAACCCAAGTGGAGTACATTGGCAAGCCGTTGATCGGAGGCGACTTCACTTTGATTAATCATGACGGGAAGGTAGTAACAAATGAGGATTTCAAAAAGAagttttgtttaatttattttggaTTTACCTACTGCCCAGATATATGTCCGCAAGAGCTGGAGAAGCAGACCATCGTGATTGAAAggattgtaaaaaaatatggggACGTCATAACCCCCGTTTTTATTTCCGTGGATCCTAATAGGGACACGCTGGCCCAGGTGAAGCACTACTGCAGCAGCTTTAGCGACAGGCTGGTGGGGCTGACTGGCACGAAGGAGCAAATTAGGAGGGTCGCCAAGTTGTTTCGCGTGTACTACAACGAGCACGTcgtgggggaggagcagACGGAGGAGCAGacggagaagcagaaggagaggCAGACGGATACCCAAACGGAGGCACAGAGTGGAGACCCCCCCCGTGCCCCCAGTTACAACTACCTCATTGACCACTCAATAATTCATTACCTCCTCGATGCCGACGGAAAGTTCGTCGACTTTTTCGGGAAGAACTGCACCACCAGTGAGATGGTGGAGAGGATATCCCATTACGTCGATTTGCATTTGCAGAGCGGGGCTGCAGTGTAG